TGTGAAGGAGACTACGACGGATACTGGCGGCGGCATGAATGTGGGCTATATCGATGCAGGCGATTGGATGGATTACAAAGTGAATGTCCAAACCGCAGGCAGCTATTCGGTTGGTCTCCGGGTAGCCAGCCCAGTTGCAGGGGGGCAATTCCAAATCAAAAATGCCTCGGGTACCGTTCTGGCTTCGGTCACCATCCCCAAAACGGGCGGATACCAAACTTGGCAAACGGTGAATACAACGATTACGCTGCCAGCAGGCAGTCAAACGTTAAGAGTAAATCTTGTAAAAGGTGAACCGAACTTGAACTGGTTGAATTTTGTGAAAACACCTTAAGCTATCGACCCAGTCGAAATTTAAGAAGATGATAAAAGGCTGCTCCATAAGTCAAATATGACTTGTGGGGCAGCCTTGCTTTATACATCAATTGTGAACTACCAAACGAATGCGCTTGTGATAATGACTAACAAGATGAAAAGTACCAAAATAGCTGCGGAAGACGTATAACCAATACCTGCACCTGCGACACCAGACATTCAAATCACCCTTTCAACTTGATTTGTTTGTGCTACGTGATCATTGTATGAGGTAAGTGCGGAACCGTATGGGCGAAATGTATGATTGTGCTTATGCCTAGCAGAGCGGAATACTTTGGATAAAAAGAAGAGGCTGTCTCCAAGGTTGAAAACCTAGAGCAGCCTCTTCGTATTATTTGCTTGCAGCAACCGT
Above is a genomic segment from Paenibacillus sp. HWE-109 containing:
- a CDS encoding YjcZ family sporulation protein yields the protein MSGVAGAGIGYTSSAAILVLFILLVIITSAFVW